Proteins encoded by one window of Anoplopoma fimbria isolate UVic2021 breed Golden Eagle Sablefish chromosome 23, Afim_UVic_2022, whole genome shotgun sequence:
- the LOC129112722 gene encoding uncharacterized protein LOC129112722 has protein sequence MGVCAASMDLKTLLMVFSALIFVEFVALMVVASPLVQVQAQMDGAVDEVFLNVTPLHRVELYIQSELNKLQASDSCCGLRSFEDWENQLPVTCLCTLPAAEQPSSQSDDYSSEGPCVKVGTDLHPPTSQASGHLWVHSEPCGPILKSYLSFPIKLRIGIISAVATITMAAIALCLTLGLEEYWKKPPVETTVDDFNRVKYQPKPCLT, from the exons ATGGGCGTCTGTGCTGCGTCTATGGACCTCAAGACTCTGCTGATGgtg TTTTCGGCCTTGATATTCGTGGAGTTCGTGGCTCTGATGGTTGTTGCCTCTCcgctggttcaggttcaggctCAG ATGGACGGTGCGGTGGACGAGGTGTTCCTGAACGTGACTCCTCTCCACAGAGTGGAGCTTTACATCCAGAGTGAACTAAACAAGCTCCAGGCCTCC GACTCTTGTTGTGGTTTGAGGAGTTTTGAGGACTGGGAAAATCAACTTCCTGTCACATGTTTGTGCACACTGCCCGCCGCCGAGCAGCCGAG CTCTCAGTCTGATGACTACAGCTCAGAGGGGCCATGTGTGAAGGTCGGCACTGACCTTCACCCTCCGACCTCACAGGCCTCAGGCCATCTCTGGGTTCACTCCGAG ccCTGCGGCCCCATCCTGAAGAGCTACCTGAGCTTCCCCATCAAACTCAGGATAGGAATCATTTCAGCCGTCGCCACCATTACG ATGGCGGCCATCGCTCTCTGTCTGACGTTGGGTCTGGAGGAATACTGGAAGAAGCCTCCGGTAGAAACTACAGTCGATGACTTCAACAGAGTGAAATACCAACCCAAGCCCTGCCtcacctga